A genomic segment from Lytechinus variegatus isolate NC3 chromosome 10, Lvar_3.0, whole genome shotgun sequence encodes:
- the LOC121423254 gene encoding 3-mercaptopyruvate sulfurtransferase-like encodes MQRVSSLVSCEWLSRILSPQTQYLRVLDGNWYMPGSGKDPKAEFAKKHIPGAEQFSIDDCTLPHSPFSHTLPTPEFFAEYVGERGICNNTHVVVYDNHPQYGIFSAARVWWLFRVFGHNAVSVLNGGLPLWEKAGYPLCSRTAPSEVEKREFKPELQPNLVRRFSDMTGNLKVNKFQVMDARSPARFFGQVPEPREGLCRGHMPGSANVPFNTLLNDDDSEKARLMKSPEELAKIFADRGVDLSQPVTSTCGSGVTACLLALAAYRAGKNDVAVYDGSWEEYGQKATEDQIVVCNPEANAG; translated from the exons ATGCAGAGAGTGAGTAGTCTAGTAAGCTGTGAATGGCTTTCCCGAATCTTATCACCACAAACTCAATATCTCAGAGTTCTGGATGGGAATTGGTACATGCCAGGTAGCGGGAAGGACCCAAAAGCAGAATTTGCCAAGAAGCACATCCCTGGTGCAGAGCAGTTCAGCATTGATGATTGCACGCTCCCACACTCTCCTTTCTCCCATACTCTTCCAACACCAGAGTTCTTCGCTGAATATGTCGGGGAACGTGGCATCTGCAACAATACACATGTCGTAGTCTACGACAATCACCCACAATACGGAATATTTTCAGCGGCAAGGGTTTGGTGGTTGTTTCGTGTTTTTGGACACAACGCTGTCTCAGTACTCAATGGAGGGCTCCCTCTGTGGGAGAAGGCAGGTTATCCTTTATGTAGCCGCACAGCTCCCAGTGAGGTGGAGAAAAGGGAGTTCAAACCAGAGCTTCAACCAAATTTGGTCCGAAGATTTAGCGATATGACAGGCAATCTGAAAGTTAACAAGTTTCAAGTGATGGATGCCAGATCTCCAGCCCGGTTCTTTGGTCAAGTGCCTGAACCAAGAGAAG GATTATGCCGTGGCCATATGCCAGGTTCTGCTAATGTGCCTTTCAATACACTACTCAATGATGACGACTCAGAAAAAGCACGCCTGATGAAGTCCCCAGAAGAGCTTGCCAAGATATTTGCAGACCGCGGCGTTGACCTCTCCCAACCTGTCACATCGACCTGCGGGTCAGGGGTCACGGCCTGTCTCCTTGCGTTGGCTGCGTACAGAGCAGGAAAGAATGATGTTGCTGTGTATGATGGATCATGGGAGGAGTATGGTCAGAAAGCAACGGAAGATCAGATTGTGGTATGTAATCCTGAAGCAAATGCTGGTTAA